Proteins encoded by one window of Myxococcales bacterium:
- a CDS encoding class I SAM-dependent methyltransferase has protein sequence MKLETERDATLWLWSAKALAVVSAWNSLGLFAKLRKGPISPDELGVDPRAIATTLPVLKYIGLVAGDGKRLVLTDAGARLLDEGGMPTERNLEQLRDLGRMKEVLQNGGPVLDDKGNSKATTGGTRADSGDHTKKFLDMLYSSSGPAAQSSFDWLAPLLPKGGRVLDVGGGHGRYARVFADAGFVTTLFDLPHAIEYAKNKHGTALEYGEGNFHQTEDFGGPFDLIFLANVVHGESPEDNALLIARMARNLRPGGYVALKDMFLDAHGKGPENAVFFGLTMLYYTEKGRSPTLGQAHEWFRLAGLEGPEITLLDTQQLVVGRKPS, from the coding sequence ATGAAGCTAGAAACCGAACGCGACGCGACACTCTGGCTCTGGTCCGCGAAAGCCCTGGCCGTCGTCTCGGCCTGGAACTCCCTCGGACTTTTTGCGAAGTTGCGCAAGGGGCCGATCTCTCCGGACGAGCTCGGCGTCGACCCGCGCGCGATCGCCACCACCCTGCCGGTGTTGAAGTACATCGGTCTGGTCGCGGGAGACGGCAAGCGCCTCGTGCTCACGGACGCCGGCGCGCGCTTGCTCGACGAGGGTGGCATGCCGACGGAGCGCAACCTCGAGCAATTGCGCGATCTCGGCCGCATGAAGGAGGTGCTGCAGAACGGCGGACCAGTGCTCGACGACAAGGGCAACTCGAAGGCAACCACGGGTGGCACCCGCGCCGACAGTGGCGATCACACGAAGAAGTTCCTGGACATGCTCTACTCGAGCAGCGGCCCCGCCGCTCAGAGCAGCTTCGACTGGCTTGCGCCGCTCCTGCCCAAGGGCGGGCGCGTGCTCGACGTGGGTGGGGGTCACGGGCGCTATGCGCGGGTGTTCGCCGACGCGGGTTTTGTCACCACGTTGTTCGATCTGCCGCACGCGATTGAATACGCAAAGAACAAACACGGCACGGCCCTCGAGTACGGCGAGGGAAACTTTCATCAGACCGAGGATTTCGGCGGGCCCTTCGATCTGATCTTCCTGGCGAACGTGGTGCACGGCGAGTCGCCCGAGGACAACGCGCTGCTCATCGCTCGCATGGCCAGGAACCTGCGCCCGGGCGGCTACGTTGCGCTGAAAGACATGTTCCTGGACGCCCACGGCAAGGGCCCGGAGAACGCCGTCTTCTTCGGCCTGACGATGCTCTACTACACCGAGAAGGGTCGCAGCCCCACGCTGGGCCAGGCCCACGAGTGGTTCCGCCTGGCCGGACTCGAGGGGCCCGAGATCACACTGCTCGACACCCAACAGCTGGTGGTCGGTCGGAAGCCGAGCTGA
- a CDS encoding FHA domain-containing protein: MALTVVVRSGDLKSAPKVTFDAPRIVVGRGEGCDVRLPDASVSHRHASIQQRGSEYLIVDEGSTNGTFVGPVRLSPHSPRVIRSGDMLRVGRIWLELRVEHIVPTAAANVATKEIALGLVAEALEAQGDPSAVRVFVTEGPDAGREVSIREAGRPYVLGRGQGVELSLDDADASRRHVEITRKGTQLLVRDLGSKNGASLGGNKLDAGKDVVWPTGVPLQVGTNVLSYEDPVSEALAELERAADERMRDDDLVDAPNTSPDPGAAEGPDSGLGDGPLRPDLVGGATSPIAKTPERKTQRPAARRPGWALADVVVALIALTVLGLSIVGLIWLFKAT, encoded by the coding sequence ATGGCGCTCACGGTCGTGGTGCGCTCCGGCGATCTGAAGTCGGCGCCAAAGGTGACCTTCGATGCGCCCCGGATCGTGGTCGGTCGCGGGGAGGGCTGCGATGTGCGCCTGCCGGACGCCAGCGTGAGCCACCGGCACGCGTCGATCCAGCAGCGTGGAAGTGAGTACCTGATCGTCGACGAGGGCAGCACCAACGGCACCTTCGTCGGTCCGGTGCGACTGTCGCCTCACTCGCCGCGCGTGATCCGCTCCGGCGACATGTTGCGGGTCGGGCGCATCTGGCTCGAGCTCCGCGTCGAGCACATCGTGCCGACAGCAGCGGCGAACGTTGCCACCAAGGAGATCGCGCTCGGGCTCGTGGCCGAAGCGCTCGAGGCTCAGGGTGATCCTTCGGCGGTCCGTGTCTTCGTCACGGAGGGTCCGGACGCGGGGCGTGAGGTGAGCATCCGTGAAGCCGGTCGGCCCTACGTGCTCGGTCGCGGCCAAGGTGTGGAGCTATCACTCGACGACGCGGACGCGTCGCGCCGTCATGTCGAGATCACCCGCAAGGGTACCCAGCTTCTGGTGCGTGACCTCGGGAGCAAGAACGGCGCGTCGCTGGGCGGCAACAAGCTGGACGCAGGCAAGGACGTGGTGTGGCCCACCGGAGTGCCACTTCAGGTTGGCACCAACGTGCTCAGCTACGAAGATCCAGTGAGCGAAGCGCTGGCCGAGCTCGAGCGCGCCGCGGACGAACGCATGCGCGACGACGATCTCGTGGATGCGCCAAACACGTCACCGGATCCCGGCGCCGCTGAAGGGCCAGACTCCGGGCTCGGTGATGGCCCGCTCCGGCCGGATCTCGTGGGCGGTGCCACGTCACCCATTGCCAAGACACCGGAACGCAAGACCCAGCGTCCGGCAGCGCGGCGACCGGGGTGGGCGCTCGCCGACGTGGTGGTGGCGCTGATTGCCCTGACGGTGCTCGGGTTGAGCATCGTCGGACTGATCTGGCTCTTCAAAGCGACTTGA
- a CDS encoding VWA domain-containing protein, translating to MSSRMWRGGAVVLLSFLLGACGVNEREVGPKSTGGAAGAGAVGGSSGAAGTGGVAQGGAGGGGGVGGVGGVGGVAGQGGSGGQAGSGGQAGSAGSDAGVCSPSSVVATPKQQPADLVWVVDGSGSMGEESAAVQKTLNQFATLIGKSSIDARIILLGGSLSNTQGMGICVPQPLGSGSCGKPDGDSKPPGYTHIPDTVGGTDALQVFMNSYPKWKSLLRAGSSKTVVVVSDDDSGLPAATFSANWSQKDSPWTVGWVVSGIFGRSACPGVNLAPVYDSLVTSTQGVAVDLCNNGQQQTNFSGLVGPLSAGIISNTNIDCNWDIPPGPPGVQYNWSEINLAFSPKAGQSDEILHVADQTACGIKGGWYYDNPTSPTRIYVCNTTCTYIRDNSKGELNVLYGCPTKNLVP from the coding sequence ATGTCTTCACGAATGTGGCGGGGCGGCGCCGTGGTGTTGCTGAGCTTCTTGCTCGGCGCGTGCGGCGTGAATGAACGAGAGGTTGGGCCCAAATCCACGGGCGGAGCTGCGGGCGCGGGTGCGGTCGGTGGCTCGTCCGGGGCGGCGGGCACCGGCGGCGTTGCCCAGGGCGGCGCGGGTGGCGGGGGTGGTGTCGGTGGCGTCGGTGGTGTCGGTGGTGTCGCGGGACAAGGGGGCTCCGGCGGCCAGGCCGGCAGTGGCGGCCAAGCGGGAAGCGCTGGCTCCGACGCCGGCGTTTGCAGCCCTAGCTCCGTCGTTGCCACGCCCAAACAGCAGCCCGCCGACCTCGTATGGGTAGTCGACGGATCGGGCAGCATGGGGGAGGAGTCCGCTGCCGTTCAGAAGACCCTGAACCAGTTCGCAACGCTGATCGGGAAGAGCTCGATTGACGCTCGGATCATCCTCTTGGGAGGGTCGCTCTCGAACACACAAGGGATGGGCATCTGCGTTCCGCAACCGCTAGGCTCTGGAAGCTGCGGCAAGCCGGATGGAGACAGCAAACCGCCCGGTTATACCCACATCCCCGACACGGTCGGTGGCACCGACGCGCTGCAGGTCTTCATGAACAGCTACCCAAAGTGGAAGTCGCTCTTGCGCGCCGGGTCGTCCAAGACCGTGGTTGTCGTCAGCGACGACGACTCCGGGCTTCCCGCCGCCACTTTTTCGGCGAACTGGTCCCAGAAGGATTCGCCGTGGACCGTCGGCTGGGTCGTGTCCGGCATCTTCGGGCGATCCGCGTGCCCAGGCGTCAATCTCGCCCCCGTCTACGACAGCCTGGTCACGTCGACCCAGGGTGTGGCGGTGGATTTGTGCAACAACGGCCAGCAGCAGACCAACTTCTCGGGGCTGGTCGGTCCGCTGTCCGCCGGCATCATCTCGAACACCAACATCGACTGCAACTGGGACATCCCGCCGGGGCCCCCAGGCGTGCAGTACAACTGGTCGGAGATCAACCTGGCGTTTTCTCCGAAGGCGGGGCAGTCAGACGAGATCCTTCACGTCGCTGATCAGACGGCATGCGGCATCAAAGGCGGTTGGTACTACGACAACCCGACCTCACCCACGCGCATCTACGTCTGCAACACGACCTGCACGTACATCCGAGACAACAGCAAGGGTGAGCTCAACGTGCTCTACGGCTGCCCCACGAAGAACCTCGTTCCATGA
- a CDS encoding DUF4139 domain-containing protein translates to MKKLRLGSQALLGALVLAALTPGALAQTKKVSTAEQRKEVSITVYNQNFGLVREIRELDVGTGTVALEFRDVSANIQPETVSVKSLSGGDSLSVLEQNYRYDLLTPQKLLEKHVGKKVRVWRWNEKLGKDEAFDAEVLSVAGGQTVMKIGGEITYNFPGRIAFPSVPDNLMSKPTLVWKLDSKLAKQKIEATYLTQNLNWKSDYVFVINDADTAGDLTGWVTLVNQSGATYKNAKLKLVAGDVQRVSGRMAAGYGRKAMSAKDVSKEERFKEEGFFEYHLYTLQQPTDVLENEQKQVTLLEAKNAKVKKKLIYFGQQYWYRGKYGEVQKNQKVGVYLDVENSKQNGLGMPLPKGTVRVYKADKSGAKQFIGEDSIDHTPRDEKIRIKMGEAFDVVGDRKQMEWRTLGGCTSESTWEIELRNHKDKASQVEIYEPIGGDWTIIESTHKHDKKDAFTFSFDVNVPANGKTKIRYKVRVKWC, encoded by the coding sequence ATGAAGAAGCTCAGACTCGGTTCACAGGCCCTGCTCGGCGCGCTGGTGCTCGCGGCACTGACACCCGGCGCGCTCGCCCAGACCAAGAAGGTCTCCACCGCCGAGCAGCGCAAGGAGGTGAGCATCACCGTCTACAACCAGAACTTCGGTCTGGTGCGCGAGATCCGTGAGCTCGACGTCGGCACCGGGACCGTTGCACTGGAGTTCCGCGACGTGTCGGCGAACATCCAGCCCGAGACCGTGTCCGTCAAGTCACTGTCCGGTGGCGACTCACTGAGTGTGCTCGAGCAGAACTACCGCTACGACCTGCTCACGCCCCAGAAGTTGCTCGAGAAACACGTGGGCAAGAAGGTGCGGGTCTGGCGCTGGAACGAGAAATTGGGCAAGGACGAGGCGTTCGACGCCGAGGTGCTGAGCGTCGCCGGTGGCCAGACCGTGATGAAGATCGGCGGCGAGATCACCTACAACTTCCCCGGGCGCATCGCCTTCCCCAGCGTGCCGGACAACCTGATGAGCAAGCCCACTCTGGTGTGGAAGCTCGACAGCAAGCTGGCCAAGCAGAAGATCGAGGCCACGTACCTGACCCAGAACCTGAACTGGAAGAGCGACTACGTCTTCGTGATCAATGACGCGGACACGGCGGGAGATCTCACCGGCTGGGTGACCCTGGTCAACCAGTCCGGCGCCACCTACAAGAACGCCAAGCTCAAGCTGGTTGCCGGGGACGTGCAGCGGGTGAGCGGGCGCATGGCCGCCGGCTACGGGCGCAAGGCCATGAGCGCGAAGGACGTCTCGAAGGAGGAGCGTTTCAAGGAGGAGGGGTTCTTCGAGTACCACCTGTACACCCTGCAGCAGCCGACGGACGTGCTCGAGAACGAGCAGAAGCAGGTGACGCTGCTCGAGGCGAAGAACGCCAAGGTCAAGAAGAAGCTGATCTACTTCGGGCAGCAGTACTGGTACCGCGGCAAGTACGGCGAGGTGCAGAAGAACCAGAAGGTCGGCGTCTACCTCGACGTCGAGAACTCGAAGCAGAACGGCCTCGGCATGCCGCTGCCCAAGGGCACCGTGCGCGTCTACAAGGCGGACAAGAGCGGGGCGAAGCAGTTCATCGGTGAGGACAGCATCGACCACACCCCGCGGGACGAGAAGATCCGCATCAAGATGGGCGAGGCCTTCGACGTGGTGGGTGACCGCAAACAGATGGAGTGGCGCACGCTCGGGGGTTGCACGTCGGAGAGCACTTGGGAGATCGAGCTGCGCAACCACAAGGACAAGGCCAGCCAGGTCGAGATCTACGAACCCATCGGCGGCGACTGGACCATCATCGAGAGCACCCACAAACACGACAAGAAGGACGCCTTCACCTTCAGCTTCGACGTCAACGTGCCCGCCAACGGCAAGACCAAGATCCGCTACAAGGTGAGGGTGAAGTGGTGCTGA
- a CDS encoding diguanylate cyclase, which translates to MSQPKDLHSTTVQQAGLGPVSSETLPKNRSVFTVLAGPEPGRIFSLENGEVIFGRDDTAAGRLLDDGLSRRHARAFRKDGVTFVEDLGSTNGTFVGDERLSAPKALKDGDRVGLGRNVVLKFALLDVLEEEAQRTLYESTVRDPLTRAHNRRYLEERLASELAYAERHGADLTLAMIDIDHFKRINDGFGHPAGDFVLKKVSSAISRSLRVEDVFARFGGEEFVVLLRGITPEKARQFGERARALLESLVIEWEAKRIPVTASLGIATMTAARRFPNGAELLAAADAALYAAKNGGRNRVEIG; encoded by the coding sequence ATGAGCCAGCCCAAGGATCTCCACTCGACCACGGTTCAGCAGGCGGGGCTCGGGCCGGTTTCCAGCGAGACACTGCCGAAGAACCGCAGCGTGTTCACCGTGCTCGCCGGGCCGGAGCCCGGTCGGATCTTCTCCCTCGAGAACGGCGAGGTTATTTTTGGGCGGGACGACACGGCGGCCGGGCGTTTGTTGGACGACGGTCTGTCGCGCCGGCACGCGCGGGCGTTTCGCAAGGACGGGGTCACCTTCGTCGAAGATCTGGGCAGCACCAACGGCACCTTCGTGGGAGACGAGCGCCTCTCGGCTCCGAAAGCGCTCAAGGACGGCGACCGGGTGGGGCTAGGGCGCAACGTCGTCTTGAAGTTCGCCTTGCTCGACGTGCTGGAAGAAGAAGCGCAGCGCACCCTGTACGAGTCGACGGTTCGGGATCCTCTGACCCGGGCGCACAACCGCCGTTACCTCGAGGAACGCCTGGCCAGTGAGCTCGCCTACGCCGAGCGGCACGGGGCGGATCTGACCCTGGCCATGATCGACATCGACCACTTCAAGCGCATCAATGATGGCTTCGGTCACCCCGCCGGCGACTTCGTGCTGAAGAAGGTCTCCTCGGCCATCAGCCGTTCGCTGCGGGTCGAGGACGTCTTCGCCCGCTTTGGTGGTGAGGAGTTCGTGGTGCTCCTCCGGGGGATAACTCCGGAGAAAGCCCGACAGTTCGGTGAGCGCGCCCGCGCCCTGTTGGAGTCCCTGGTCATCGAATGGGAAGCCAAACGGATCCCCGTGACGGCCAGCCTGGGGATCGCGACGATGACGGCGGCGCGCCGTTTCCCCAACGGGGCAGAGCTGCTCGCTGCAGCAGACGCGGCGCTCTACGCGGCCAAGAACGGCGGCCGGAATCGCGTCGAGATCGGCTGA